The following are encoded together in the Osmia lignaria lignaria isolate PbOS001 chromosome 6, iyOsmLign1, whole genome shotgun sequence genome:
- the wapl gene encoding cohesin release factor wings apart-like, producing MTSRSYTKSYSRKVSSMTPGSIQFDKLFRENSNRPSAAKSAGTVGKWGITSFTSIRSTNINGRRDDIHNTFGAKRIKLDYGNQNTRVNSGKDPFSFETDPDNKSDVAPPVNKPKKFFKSRNVPPTVEESRQDVAIYRQVPDSHYGKARTQKNCPQPPAKQTLTKVSSIPPKKVADTLDGTNNDPPSREEGKPPIVLRICKGTARLVCGNVQNAQEPEPETYRISTPLISPTKVDIEPKNFNVDTLKTDHKTVRPHEPIISTVSIPLENSEMRRTTRSRAKNLHLELTTTTTATTTTSVMSTASVTPSSHSSGLSLTLRKSVTDSNNTLISHYDIVKTDCSSTYSCKPTIEPLIGRDQPLPTTTQELIDILSSDSDPMQTRPIMINASETEENAEAVQNEVQHCSIDIPTNEVVPKPTSEPEPEPEHEAEPEPEPEPELEPDTETEVEQPTRTSDNDTATAKTLVDQDWFSGSDDSEGVSGNAESDVALHVTSTVTESQSLNAPCTTVQKPATKKGSIFKSRSTGATNGNKRRALYKHKWCDSDKESNTTDTTNTGNSTPTIASGSHGGTGPVAYGEEFDASKLTRVVTYSEVDADFADESDVVTSVRCGKKVKGFYTVVKNVKKAHQIQESGEFQEFNDDVEYILDTLRENNPNATRCLSAIRLASKCMAPAFRMHVRAHGTVAKFFKALHDATKDQSLALCTATVMFVLSQDRLAMDLDRDCLELMLSLLESDASHKDALDDCGLSRAELLKNKEKVRQLCADIQAQGHAKHLNLDNITVGQLAMETLLSLTSKRAGEWFKEELRELGGLEHIVKTIRDCHRHINTQDITRSGWTDPLLDKLRKVDRCLRVLENVTDMNEENQVYLLKYENGILVSTLANLYHLCGQEIPIYPTIDSSDKTSTGAVIRECLFAIIKVLINLTHRFNRQSFGSKSLGSQPGVLDCSLYLLLRVPESLPEEKRFDMMMLALILLINLVEQCDDNKQLLIESKAPPSTEDIFDAEQSGVECLIDLFYKQEELARAEEQKTDAILDGKKDSEQTETVSTTTKSQEEFIEETVTKLLQKAGRHMEHTLIGAYVVLLLGYLIMDNKDYESLVRSRLPDNNFTTMVSVLQKFFNFMNLTASNEVSSCGIAATEKVIKFLKISDARIDDEKNELPLSALEDSNMMLHLSSS from the exons ATGACGTCCCGCAGTTACACAAAATCTTACAGCCGTAAGGTCAGTAGTATGACACCTGGGAGTATTCAATTTGATAAGCTTTTTAGGGAAAATAGCAATCGACCTTCTGCTGCTAAATCAGCAGGTACTGTTGGAAAATGGGGTATAACATCATTTACATCTATCAGGAGCACCAATATCAATG gaAGAAGAGATGATATCCATAATACATTTGGTGCAAAGAGAATAAAACTTGACTATGGAAATCAAAATACTCGTGTAAATTCTGGGAAAGATccattttcatttgaaacagaCCCTGACAATAAATCAGATGTTGCACCACCAGTTAATAAAcctaagaaattttttaaaagtagAAATGTTCCACCTACAGTAGAAGAATCTCGCCAGGATGTGGCTATATATAGACAAGTACCTGATTCACACTATGGTAAAGCACGTACCCAAAAAAATTGTCCACAGCCACCAGCAAAACAAACCTTAACAAAAGTATCAAGTATTCCACCTAAGAAAGTAGCTGATACTTTAGATGGAACTAATAATGATCCACCCAGTAGAGAAGAAGGAAAACCACCAATTGTATTAAGAATATGTAAAGGTACAGCACGACTAGTCTGTGGAAATGTGCAGAATGCTCAAGAACCTGAGCCTGAAACATACAGAATTTCTACACCACTTATTAGTCCCACTAAAGTAGATATTGAACCGAAAaatttcaatgtagatacattaAAAACTGATCACAAAACGGTTCGTCCGCATGAACCTATTATTTCTACTGTTTCAATACCTTTAGAAAATTCTGAGATGCGTAGAACTACTCGTAGTCGAGCAAAAAATCTGCATTTAGAGTTAACAACCACAACAACAGCGACAACAACAACTTCTGTTATGTCTACGGCATCGGTAACACCTAGTTCACATAGTTCTGGTCTTTCTTTAACTCTTAGAAAATCTGTTACTGATTCTAATAATACACTAATATCtcattatgatattgttaagaCTGATTGTAGTTCAACGTATTCTTGTAAGCCAACAATTGAACCATTAATTGGCCGTGATCAACCACTGCCAACTACAACTCAAGAATTAATCGACATATTATCAAGTGATTCTGATCCTATGCAAACAAGGCCAATAATGATAAATGCTTCAGAGACTGAAGAAAATGCAGAGGCTGTTCAAAATGAAGTTCAGCATTGTTCAATAGATATTCCAACAAATGAAGTAGTTCCTAAACCTACTTCAGAACCAGAACCAGAACCAGAACATGAAGCAGAACCTGAACCAGAACCAGAACCAGAATTAGAACCTGATACTGAAACAGAAGTAGAACAACCAACTCGTACTAGTGATAATGACACAGCTACAGCAAAAACTTTAGTTGATCAAGATTGGTTTTCTGGGAGTGATGACAGTGAAGGTGTCAGTGGTAATGCAGAAAGTGATGTGGCATTACATGTAACAAGTACAGTCACAGAATCACAGTCATTAAATGCTCCCTGTACTACTGTACAGAAACCTGCTACTAAGAAAGGTAGCATCTTTAAAAGTCGTTCAACAGGTGCAACCAATGGAAACAAAAGACGAGCATTGTACAAACACAAGTGGTGTGATAGTGATAAAGAATCTAATACTACAGATACTACTAATACTGGTAATAGCACACCAACTATTGCTTCAGGATCCCATGGTGGTACAGGACCTGTTGCCTATGGAGAAGAATTTGATGCCTCAAAACTTACAAGAGTGGTAACATATTCTGAAGTTGATGCAGACTTTGCAGACGAATCTGATGTTGTAACAAGTGTTCGTTGTGGCAAGAAAGTTAAGGgt ttttacACTGTAGTGAAAAATGTAAAGAAGGCGCATCAGATTCAAGAGAGTGGAGAATTTCAAGAGTTTAATGACGACGTTGAATATATATTAGACACTTTAAGAGAAAATAATCCCAATGCTACTCGTTGCCTTTCCGCTATACGATTAGCAAGCAAATGTATGGCACCTGCATTTCGTATGCATGTACGTGCTCATGGAACTGTTGCTAAATTCTTCAAAGCTCTTCATGATGCAACTAAAGATCAG AGTCTTGCCTTATGTACAGCAACAGTAATGTTCGTATTAAGTCAAGATCGTTTGGCTATGGATTTAGATCGTGATTGTTTGGAATTAATGTTAAGTTTATTAGAATCTGATGCAAGTCACAAAGATGCACTTGATGATTGTGGCCTTAGCAGGGCAGAACtcttaaaaaataaagagaaagtaCGTCAGTTGTGTGCTGATATTCAAGCTCAAGGGCATGCAAAACATTTAAATCTTGATAATATAACT GTTGGTCAGCTTGCTATGGAGACGCTTCTTAGTCTTACATCAAAACGTGCTGGTGAATGGTTCAAAGAAGAACTTAGAGAACTGGGAGGCTTGGAACATATTGTAAAAACAATCCGAGATTGTCATCGTCATATTAATACCCAAGATATTACAAGATCTGGTTGGACAGATCCATTATTAGATAAATTACGTAAAGTTGATAGATGTTTGCGTGTATTAGAAAAT GTTACTGATATGAACGAAGAAAATCaagtatatttattaaaatatgaaaatggaaTTTTAGTCAGCACTTTAGCAAATTTGTATCATCTCTGTGGACAAGAAATTCCTATTTACCCTACTATAGATTCAAGTGATAAAACTTCTACTGGTGCTGTTATTAGAGAATGTCTGTTTGCTATTATAAAAGTTCTTATTAATCTCACGCATCGATTTAATAGACAAT CTTTCGGAAGCAAATCATTAGGCTCGCAACCAGGTGTCTTAGATTGTagtttatatcttttgttgcgTGTCCCAGAATCACTTCCTGAAGAAAAACGTTTTGATATGATGATGTTAGCTTTGATTCTGCTGATAAATTTAGTAGAGCAATGTGACGATAACAAACAGCTTCTTATCGAATCAAAAGCTCCCCCCTCAACAGAAGATATTTTTGACG CTGAGCAAAGTGGAGTGGAATGTTTgattgatctattttataaaCAAGAAGAATTAGCTCGTGCCGAAGAGCAGAAAACAGATGCTATTTTAGATGGTAAAAAAGACTCTGAACAAACAGAAACTGTATCAACAACAACTAAATCTCAAGAAGAGTTTATTGAAGAAACTGTTACAAAat tATTACAAAAAGCGGGACGTCATATGGAACATACTTTAATAGGAGCATATGTAGTGCTTTTACTTGGTTACTTAATAATGGATAATAAG GACTATGAATCATTGGTACGTAGTAGACTTCCAGATAACAATTTTACTACCATGGTATCTGTACttcagaaatttttcaatttcatgaaTTTAACTGCGTCG AATGAAGTAAGCAGCTGTGGAATTGCTGCTACTGAAAAGGTGATCAAGTTCCTAAAGATATCAGATGCCAGAATTGACgacgagaaaaatgaattaccGCTATCAGCGTTAGAAGATTCAAATATGATGCTCCATTTATCTTCATCTTGA